A window of the Bombus huntii isolate Logan2020A chromosome 8, iyBomHunt1.1, whole genome shotgun sequence genome harbors these coding sequences:
- the LOC126868353 gene encoding uncharacterized protein LOC126868353 translates to FLNINITFAPICMMPVIWLFYAKCETAAELATRVGIKLTQFVIRLIKNIIYVGLTLGVGLWAPNESSRELAIDASFVPRYYMYNIENLLVDHDDFVDFVSKRQQFDDYGHMKLEKREQFEDYGYMRFGKRHG, encoded by the exons TttctaaacataaatataacTTTTGCTCCAATTTGCATGATGCCGGTCATTTGGTTATTTTATGCCAAATGTGAAACAGCCGCCGAACTTGCTACAAGGGTGGGTATAAAGCTTACTCAATTCGTTATACGTTTGattaaaaacattatatatgtcgggttaacaCTGGGAGTAGGATTGTGGGCGCCAAATGAATCTTCGCGGGAATTAGCCATTGATGCG TCCTTTgttccacgatactacatgtataatatagaaaatctGCTTGTTGACCATGATGATTTCGTAGATTTCGTAAGTAAACGACAACAGTTTGACGATTATGGTCATATGAAATTGGAGAAAAGGGAACAATTCGAAGATTATGGTTATATGCGATTTGGCAAGAGGCACGGTTAA
- the LOC126868501 gene encoding uncharacterized protein LOC126868501 yields the protein MSEDVSVTIQKGLSEWWNEETEYIFQRIERWAAYARGYNRLRSQRLSRGRMTMQGGQEPRWSISSNKLIIDDCSWSPRFHSLKKSRRKSRPEETKIDCCATLNYQSNSNLDSSCLETYRYDHSIYFKTIGDIKNDKKQVNVTTNGEEDGISVSSEELVEWHVDTVSGFIASQLFEDAFANHDKENALDSTRNSHQDANRQLDSVAWFNVDLSKLDLDEDDITVTVTNQLNNENGLTIFENEEQTNNNYIQNEETVVKTNLNNRTQLGCVDQDENNAKETQPEEGTKKFLDVRRTRRSYRTVKQQPVVGDNEVVWPSVLLNYTKNISPSNSPHHYNEPRK from the coding sequence ATGTCCGAGGATGTTAGTGTAACGATTCAAAAGGGTCTGTCGGAATGGTGGAACGAAGAAACCGagtatatttttcaacgaatcgAGCGATGGGCTGCGTACGCAAGAGGTTACAACCGGTTGAGATCACAAAGACTATCAAGAGGTCGCATGACTATGCAAGGAGGACAGGAACCACGCTGGAGTATTTCCTCCAACAAGCTGATCATCGACGATTGCTCCTGGAGTCCGCGTTTTCATAGCTTGAAAAAGTCACGACGAAAATCTCGGCCGGAGGAAACCAAGATCGATTGCTGCGCAACTCTCAATTACCAATCAAACAGCAATTTGGACAGCTCTTGCCTGGAAACCTATAGATACGACCATAGTATTTACTTCAAGACGATTGGCGACATTAAAAATGACAAGAAACAGGTTAATGTTACCACGAACGGAGAAGAAGATGGGATTTCTGTTAGCAGCGAGGAGCTGGTCGAATGGCACGTTGATACAGTATCAGGATTTATCGCCAGTCAGCTATTCGAAGATGCGTTCGCCAATCACGATAAAGAAAATGCCTTGGATTCTACAAGAAATTCTCATCAGGATGCCAACAGGCAACTTGACTCTGTCGCATGGTTCAACGTGGATTTGTCGAAGCTCGATTTAGACGAAGATGACATCACCGTGACAGTTACCAATCAGCTAAATAATGAAAACGGTTTGACAATTTTTGAGAACGAGGAGCAaacgaataataattacattcaGAACGAAGAAACCGTCGTGAAAACGAACTTGAACAATCGAACGCAATTAGGCTGCGTGGACCAAGATGAAAACAACGCGAAGGAAACGCAGCCCGAGGAAGGAACCAAGAAGTTTCTTGACGTTCGAAGAACGAGAAGATCATACAGAACGGTTAAACAACAACCAGTTGTAGGTGATAACGAAGTGGTTTGGCCTAgtgtattattaaattacactAAAAATATCAGCCCCTCCAATTCGCCGCATCATTACAATGAACCacgaaaataa
- the LOC126868507 gene encoding uncharacterized protein LOC126868507, which yields MPKRITPEKVIDIVWFSVALTFCWPPPINSSGTRTLVHKILQMSGVINACMLLPPLLYSIYLHLDDIIIVSECICLFMVISQIVVQTVICFINHDSLQHVVEEMTVCVKQAREYEMEIFSKHIARCSVFYASSMVCIYLTATAFSIGPAALPLSFPSEAEYPFRVNYTSVYVIIYTQQSILSYQSAAHICLSMFGSLLLWFTAARFQCLAMELKKTSDVRTLIVCVEKQLYLRRYAKEVVDNLRYIVLYAIGVSTSALTLCGIILLVDVPPMVKIQFVTLCLTLLTEIYVYAWSADYMKDMSINVSRSAYDTIWYKQTLEVQKDLSIVLVYQEPVTLSVSCIIPELSLRYYCSYLSNTFSIFTALRVVIEDNAE from the exons ATGCCGAAAAGAATAACGCCGGAGAAAGTGATCGACATCGTTTGGTTTAGCGTAGCTTTGACTTTCTGTTGGCCGCCTCCTATCAATAGCAGCGGAACGCGAACTCTGGTTCACAAAATTTTGCAGATGAGTGGCGTTATTAACGCTTGCATGCTGCTCCCGCCGCTGCTATATTCGATTTATCTGCATCTAGACGATATAATCATTGTTTCTGAATGTATCTGTCTGTTTATGGTTATAAGTCAAATTGTGGTTCAGACTGTTATATGTTTCATCAATCACGATTCCCTGCAA CACGTAGTCGAGGAAATGACAGTCTGCGTTAAACAAGCGCGAGAAtacgaaatggaaattttttccaagCATATCGCGCGATGCAGCGTCTTTTATGCAAGTTCTATGGTATGTATTTACTTGACCGCGACTGCCTTTTCGATAGGACCTGCAGCCTTGCCGCTATCCTTCCCAAGCGAAGCGGAATATCCATTTCGCGTTAATTATACGTCAGTATACGTTATCATCTACACGCAACAGTCTATCCTCAGCTATCAAAGCGCAGCACATATATGCTTAAGCATGTTTGGATCGCTTCTGCTTTGGTTCACCGCCGCGAGATTCCAGTGTTTGGCCATGGAATTAAAAAAGACGTCAGACGTTCGTACGCTGATCGTTTGCGTTGAGAAACAATTATATTTGAGAAG ATACGCAAAAGAAGTGGTGGATAATCTTCGTTACATAGTGCTTTACGCTATAGGAGTAAGCACGTCTGCTCTAACTTTATGTGGCATTATATTGCTCGTG GATGTACCGCCAATGGTGAAAATACAGTTCGTAACTCTATGCCTCACTTTACTTACGGAGATTTATGTATACGCGTGGTCAGCCGATTACATGAAAGATATG AGTATAAATGTTTCACGAAGCGCATACGACACGATATGGTATAAACAAACGTTGGAAGTGCAAAAAGATTTGTCGATCGTGCTGGTATATCAAGAGCCAGTAACTCTCTCTGTGAGTTGTATAATACCAGAGCTTTCTTTGCGTTATTATTGTTCG tatctGTCCAATACTTTCTCCATCTTCACTGCTTTGCGTGTGGTGATCGAAGATAATGCAGAATAA
- the LOC126868503 gene encoding tetraspanin-7-like gives MTKDWETVATMACMKGLLMLFNCILWVFGILLLCIGIWMRIQLHDYMDVSPENSRAALLALACLGGILTLTATLACCCTTRGHPALLFLYGAFLAIVALLELAAGASIYAYRTNLNEKFDHDLNQTMSVYRHDETKTIHIDTMQSTLQCCGNRGFTDWSDMSPPMEIPLSCCKVAQDVCNINDVNDIYTQGCYTRVLRLINGNIGLVAGIAVGVAFFPLIGVFLACCLASNINKVKYEQVA, from the exons ATGACGAAGGATTGGGAAACGGTGGCCACGATGGCTTGCATGAAAGGCCTGCTGATGCTGTTCAACTGTATTTTATGG GTATTTGGCATATTGCTACTGTGCATCGGAATTTGGATGCGAATTCAACTTCACGATTACATGGACGTAAGCCCTGAGAACAGCAGGGCAGCTTTATTGGCATTGGCTTGTCTGGGCGGTATTTTAACTTTGACAGCGACGCTCGCTTGCTGTTGCACAACTCGCGGCCATCCAGCCCTCTTATTCCTG TACGGTGCATTCTTAGCTATCGTTGCGTTACTGGAACTTGCGGCTGGTGCATCGATTTATGCTTACCGTAccaatttaaatgaaaaattcgaccACGATCTCAATCAAACAATGTCCGTCTATAGGCACGACGAGACCAAGACCATCCACATCGACACTATGCAGTCTACA TTGCAGTGCTGCGGTAACAGAGGTTTCACAGATTGGTCCGATATGTCTCCACCGATGGAAATTCCACTGTCTTGCTGCAAAGTGGCACAAGATGTGTGTAACATTAATGACGTAAACGATATTTATACTCAG gGCTGCTACACTCGTGTGTTACGACTGATAAACGGCAACATCGGCTTGGTCGCTGGAATAGCAGTCGGCGTAGCATTCTTTCCGCTTATAGGGGTCTTCTTAGCCTGTTGCTTAGCTAGCAACATTAATAAAGTCAAGTACGAGCAGGTTGCTTAG
- the LOC126868508 gene encoding uncharacterized protein LOC126868508, with amino-acid sequence MSKRMTPEKVIDIIWFSVALTFCWPLPINSSGTRILVHKILQISSVISACMLLLPLLYSIYLHLDDIIIVSECICLFLGVSQAIVQSIICLINHDSLQHVVEEMIICVKQAREYEREIFSKHIARCSVFYASSIMCIYLAATAFSIGPAILPLSFPSEAEYPFRVNYTPVYVIIYMQQSILSYQCVAHICLSMFGSLLFWFTAARFQCLAMELKRTADVRTLIVCVEKQLHLRRYAKEVVDNFRFIVLYAIGVSTSALTLCGIILLVDVPPMVKIQFVTVCLTVLTEIYVYAWSADYMKDMSINVSRSAYDIIWYKQKLEMQKNLLTMLECQEPITLSVSCIIPELSLRYFCSVRQYLSNTFSIFTTLRIVIEDNAE; translated from the exons ATGTCGAAACGAATGACGCCGGAGAAAGTGATCGACATCATTTGGTTTAGCGTAGCTTTGACTTTCTGTTGGCCGCTTCCTATCAATAGCAGCGGAACGCGAATTCTGGTTCACAAAATTTTGCAGATCAGTAGCGTTATTAGCGCTTGCATGCTTCTTCTGCCTTTGCTATATTCGATTTATCTGCACCTAGACGATATAATCATTGTTTCCGAATGCATCTGCCTATTTTTAGGTGTGAGTCAAGCTATAGTTCAGTCTATTATCTGCTTGATCAATCACGATTCTCTGCAA CACGTAGTCGAGGAAATGATAATCTGCGTTAAACAAGCGCGAGAATACGAAagggaaattttttccaaGCATATCGCGCGATGCAGCGTCTTTTATGCAAGTTCTATTATGTGCATATACCTGGCTGCGACTGCTTTTTCGATAGGACCTGCAATCTTGCCGCTATCCTTCCCAAGCGAAGCGGAATACCCATTTCGCGTTAATTATACGCCAGTGTACGTTATCATATACATGCAGCAGTCTATCCTCAGCTATCAATGCGTTGCACATATATGCCTAAGCATGTTTGGATCGCTTCTATTTTGGTTCACCGCCGCGAGATTCCAGTGTTTGGCCATGGAATTAAAAAGGACTGCAGACGTTCGTACGCTGATCGTTTGCGTTGAGAAACAATTACATTTGAGAAG ATACGCAAAAGAAGTGGTGgataattttcgtttcataGTGCTTTACGCTATAGGAGTAAGCACGTCTGCTCTAactttatgtggtattataTTGCTCGTG GATGTACCGCCAATGGTGAAAATACAGTTCGTAACTGTATGCCTCACTGTACTTACGGAGATTTATGTATACGCGTGGTCAGCCGATTACATGAAAGATATG AGCATAAATGTCTCACGGAGTGCATACGACATAATATGGTACAAGCAGAAGTTAGAAATGCAAAAAAATCTATTGACTATGCTGGAATGTCAGGAACCAATAACTCTCTCTGTGAGTTGCATAATACCAGAGCTTTCTTTGCGTTACTTCTGTTCGGTAAGG cagtatctGTCCAATACTTTCTCCATCTTCACCACTTTACGTATCGTGATCGAAGATAATGCAGAATAA